One stretch of Pelmatolapia mariae isolate MD_Pm_ZW linkage group LG3_W, Pm_UMD_F_2, whole genome shotgun sequence DNA includes these proteins:
- the chrnb1 gene encoding acetylcholine receptor subunit beta — protein MKSLDLFLLACCLYSLGTLGGATESENTLMKSLFSKYNLKVRPARTPEERVVVRVGMILTSFVGLNMKNEEMSTTVVMNLEWTDYRLSWKPKEHDGIQVLRIPSGKVWLPDIVLINNNDGQFDVALHVHVQVYSNGRVTWTPPALYCSSCGVKVTYFPFDWQNCTMQFRSYTYDSTEIDLQYALNSKGKEIREIQLDESFSESGEWYVRHKPSRKNTFDDEYEEMTFYLIIERKPLYYIINIIIPCILITIIAIFNFYLPPDAGEKMGLSINVLLTLTVFLLLLADKIPETSLGVPIIVNYIMFTMVLVTFSVILSVVVLNLHHRSPNTHMMPMWVRKIFIHMLPPYLGMLRPKVETPLSLEALPRREKKVTAISIASDEYFIRKPDSSILFPKPNRYQPDGICTDLRKFIDGPSSYLTLPDELKSAIEAITYIAEALQAEKDYEALKEDWQYVAMVVDRMFLWIFVVFTTVGTLAIFADASFNHTPTDPFKPF, from the exons ATGAAAAGCCTGGATCTGTTCCTGCTGGCGTGTTGCTTATACAGCCTGGGCACATTGGGAG GTGCAACTGAATCAGAGAATACTCTGATGAAGAGCCTCTTTTCCAAATACAACCTTAAGGTCCGACCAGCTCGTACCCCTGAAGAGAGGGTGGTGGTTCGCGTGGGCATGATCCTCACATCCTTCGTTGGACTG aatatgaaaaatgaagaaatgagCACCACTGTTGTCATGAATCTG gaATGGACAGATTATCGGTTGTCATGGAAACCGAAGGAGCACGATGGGATTCAGGTGCTACGCATCCCCTCTGGGAAGGTTTGGCTTCCTGACATTGTCCTCATCAATAA taatGATGGACAGTTTGATGTGGCCCTGCATGTCCATGTTCAGGTTTATAGTAATGGCAGGGTAACCTGGACTCCCCCTGCTCTGTACTGCAGTTCCTGTGGAGTCAAG GTAACATATTTCCCATTCGACTGGCAGAACTGCACCATGCAGTTTCGCTCTTACACATATGACTCAACAGAAATCGACCTGCAGTATGCCCTGAATTCAAAAGGCAAGGAGATTCGGGAGATCCAGCTGGACGAGTCTTTCAGTG AGAGTGGTGAGTGGTACGTCAGACACAAGCCAAGCAGGAAGAACACATTTGATGACGAATATGAGGAAATGACTTTTTACCTGATCATCGAGAGGAAGCCTCTGTACTACatcatcaacatcatcatccCTTGCATCCTGATTACTATCATCGCCATCTTCAACTTCTATCTGCCTCCTGATGCAG gTGAGAAGATGGGTTTGTCAATCAATGTGCTGCTCACCCTCACCgtgttcctgctgctgctggctgataaGATCCCTGAGACCTCGCTGGGTGTTCCCATCATCGTCAACTACATCATGTTTACCATGGTCCTGGTCACATTCTCTGTCATCCTCAGCGTGGTTGTCCTCAACCTCCACCATCGCTCTCCCAACACCCACATGATGCCAATGTGGGTCCGCAAG ATCTTCATCCACATGCTCCCTCCTTACCTGGGCATGCTGCGGCCAAAGGTGGAGACCCCCCTGTCTCTAGAGGCCCTACCCCGCcgggaaaaaaaagtcactgcaATTAGCATAGCTTCTGATGAATACTTCATCCGGAAACCTGACTCTTCCATTTTATTTCCGAAACCCAACAG GTACCAGCCGGATGGCATATGCACAGACCTGAGGAAGTTCATTGATGGCCCCAGTAGCTACCTTACACTGCCTGATGAGCTCAAGTCAGCCATAGAGGCCATCACATACATAGCCGAGGCTCTGCAGGCTGAAAAAGACTATGAAGCG